The Takifugu rubripes chromosome 7, fTakRub1.2, whole genome shotgun sequence genome has a segment encoding these proteins:
- the LOC115250421 gene encoding uncharacterized protein, protein MEGKKRTRKPNWTEEQCLLLAQLVEENKGVLRRKFGSRITAQAKRQTWERIARRISASFPLLLRTSNECEKRWYVLQSKARVVVAAHKRASSQSEGGSPAKQLSQVSETVSGVLEKSETSNTRLKEEIDGSLIQLVELPQSSGPKDEPEPSTSSAHARPETAPAPPPAPSPTPSLLEKKVEAEIDVLMQQKKVLSLREEYYRLKIEHLKNKLADN, encoded by the exons atggaggggaaaaaaagaacccgAAAGCCGAACTGGACAGAAGAGCAGTGCCTGTTGTTGGCACAGTTAGTGGAGGAGAACAAGGGGGTTTTAAGGAGGAAATTCGGTTCAAGGATCACAGCACAAGCGAAGAGGCAGACTTGGGAGCGCATTGCCCGACGGATCAGTGCGTCCTTCCCTCTCCTTTTACGCACAAGTAATGAGTGCGAGAAGCGCTGGTACGTACTGCAATCCAAAGCCAGAGTGGTGGTTGCAGCACACAAGCGAGCTTCTTCTCAATCAG AGGGTGGATCACCAGCCAAACAGCTGTCGCAGGTGTCGGAGACTGTTTCGGGCGTTTTAGAAAAATCCGAAACCAGCAACACCAGGCTGAAGGAGGAAATTGATGGCTCGTTGAttcagctggtggagctgcctcAAAG ctctgggcCAAAAGACGAACCAGAGCCTTCAACGTCATCGGCTCACGCTCGGCCCGAGAcggctcctgctccacctcctgctccctcgCCAACACCATCCCTACTAGAGAAGAAGGTGGAGGCTGAGATAGATGTCCTCATGCAGCAAAAAAAAGTCCTTTCTTTACGGGAGGAGTATTACAGACTAAAAATCGAGCATCTCAAAAATAAATTGGCTGATAATTAG